In Bradyrhizobium erythrophlei, a single genomic region encodes these proteins:
- a CDS encoding NUDIX hydrolase: MTEVAAARPASTILLLRDGLQGEIEVFMMVRHHEIEFSSGALVFPGGGVDAGDREIIARSELYAGGEGCDADGLSFRIAAIRETFEESGILLARPRGSKDLVEAKLAADIAARYRTAVAERKTTFLDVLGESGMVLALDELVPYARWITPEAMPKRYDTWFFLAAAPPDQLGAHDGRESTDSLWLSPREAVAGGESGRFKLPFPTTRNLIKLGKQPDVRAAIADAKKNSVVTVMPVLTRLNGSRQLRIPLEAGYDGELFEM; the protein is encoded by the coding sequence GTGACTGAAGTTGCCGCCGCGCGTCCGGCCTCGACCATCCTCCTCTTGCGCGATGGTCTTCAAGGAGAAATCGAGGTCTTCATGATGGTGCGCCATCATGAGATCGAGTTCTCGTCCGGCGCGCTGGTATTTCCCGGCGGTGGCGTCGATGCCGGAGATCGCGAGATCATCGCGCGGTCCGAACTTTACGCGGGCGGTGAGGGCTGTGACGCCGATGGCTTGAGTTTCCGGATCGCGGCGATCCGCGAGACATTTGAGGAAAGCGGCATTCTGTTGGCGCGCCCGCGTGGGTCGAAAGATCTGGTCGAAGCGAAGCTGGCCGCCGACATCGCGGCGCGCTACCGCACGGCGGTAGCCGAGCGCAAGACCACGTTTCTCGATGTACTGGGCGAAAGCGGCATGGTGCTCGCGCTCGACGAACTCGTGCCGTATGCGCGCTGGATCACGCCGGAAGCCATGCCGAAGCGGTACGACACCTGGTTCTTCCTAGCGGCTGCGCCGCCGGATCAGCTCGGTGCGCATGACGGCCGCGAATCCACCGACTCGCTCTGGCTGTCGCCGCGCGAGGCGGTCGCGGGCGGCGAAAGCGGACGGTTCAAGCTGCCGTTTCCGACCACGCGCAACCTGATCAAGCTCGGCAAACAGCCTGACGTGAGGGCGGCGATCGCGGATGCGAAGAAGAACTCGGTGGTCACGGTCATGCCGGTGCTGACGCGCCTGAACGGCAGCCGTCAGCTCCGCATCCCGCTTGAAGCCGGCTACGACGGCGAATTGTTCGAGATGTGA
- a CDS encoding DMT family transporter codes for MTEASNVETTTIKKGAREAALGFELALLLLLATLWGGSYTFIKLGVATIPPITLIAGRTLIAGLLLLIIMRWRRVRLPADGPTWRRFLFQACLNSVIPWTLIAWAERSVDAGLATILNSTSPIFTFFLTIAIAHQDRPTFRKLFGVVAGMAGICLIIGTQALHGLGEQLVAQIAIVTATVCYAGGAVFSRGFKGLDPMAPAAGSLLCGAAVLLPVSLIVERPWTIVPSTTSVLALLGLAIFSTAIAFVIYFRLIQTLGSVGTTAQAYLRVPIGVALGVLLLGETLSPNAWIGLACVVIGVAAMTIPARKPAGSA; via the coding sequence GTGACCGAGGCGTCGAACGTAGAGACGACAACGATCAAGAAGGGCGCGCGCGAGGCGGCGCTTGGGTTCGAACTGGCGCTGCTGCTATTGCTGGCAACGCTCTGGGGCGGCTCGTACACCTTCATCAAGCTCGGCGTCGCGACCATTCCGCCGATCACGCTGATTGCGGGGCGGACGCTGATCGCGGGGCTGCTGCTGCTCATCATCATGCGCTGGCGCAGGGTTCGGTTGCCGGCGGATGGTCCGACCTGGCGGCGCTTCCTGTTCCAGGCCTGCCTCAACAGCGTCATTCCGTGGACGCTGATTGCCTGGGCCGAGCGCTCCGTCGATGCGGGGCTGGCGACCATCCTCAATTCGACCTCGCCGATCTTCACATTTTTCCTGACGATCGCGATCGCCCATCAGGACAGGCCGACCTTCCGCAAGCTGTTTGGCGTGGTCGCGGGCATGGCGGGGATCTGCCTGATCATCGGCACGCAGGCGCTGCATGGTCTTGGCGAGCAACTCGTGGCGCAGATCGCCATTGTGACGGCGACCGTATGCTACGCCGGCGGCGCGGTGTTCAGCCGCGGCTTCAAGGGGCTTGACCCGATGGCGCCCGCCGCAGGCTCCCTGCTGTGCGGCGCGGCAGTCCTTTTGCCGGTCAGTCTGATCGTCGAGCGGCCGTGGACCATCGTGCCGTCGACCACGTCGGTGCTGGCGCTATTGGGACTGGCCATATTTTCCACCGCCATCGCCTTCGTGATCTACTTCCGCCTGATCCAGACCTTGGGCTCCGTGGGCACCACCGCTCAGGCTTATCTGCGCGTTCCGATCGGCGTGGCGCTTGGCGTGCTGTTGCTCGGGGAGACCCTGTCGCCGAACGCCTGGATCGGGCTCGCATGCGTGGTGATCGGTGTCGCCGCGATGACCATCCCCGCGCGAAAGCCGGCCGGTTCCGCCTGA
- a CDS encoding Bug family tripartite tricarboxylate transporter substrate binding protein, which produces MRKRLGAMMAAWLLAAVCCATASAQENFPNRPIRLINPYSVGSVADVFGRIVTQHMAEQWKASIIVESKSGANGSIAAEDVARAEGDGYTWLLVTTFFTTSPSLNLVMRWDPVRDFTPIGMICQAPNVFIVPSSLAVKNVAEFIALAKSKPGVLNYGHPGKGSTGHLGFELFKRLAGIEVNPIGYRGYPQMTADIAGGLLNSSFFSTNQALALTQTGNIRIIASIGGGRSKYFPDVPTMAEQGFAEAQVTPWFGIVVPSKTPAWIIAKISQALEAAVAAPDVREKLDLAGCSAKSAPLSEFAAVIKSDIALWAKVVKDAGIPAD; this is translated from the coding sequence ATGAGGAAGCGCCTCGGCGCAATGATGGCGGCTTGGCTGTTGGCCGCGGTCTGCTGCGCCACGGCGAGCGCGCAGGAGAATTTTCCGAACCGGCCGATCCGCCTGATCAACCCCTATTCGGTCGGCAGCGTCGCCGATGTGTTCGGCCGCATCGTCACCCAGCATATGGCGGAGCAATGGAAAGCCTCCATCATTGTGGAATCGAAATCCGGCGCCAACGGATCGATCGCCGCCGAAGATGTCGCCCGCGCCGAAGGCGATGGATACACGTGGTTGTTGGTAACTACGTTTTTCACGACCAGCCCGTCGCTCAACCTGGTGATGCGCTGGGATCCGGTGCGCGATTTCACGCCGATCGGAATGATCTGTCAGGCGCCGAACGTCTTCATCGTTCCCTCGTCCTTAGCCGTGAAGAACGTCGCGGAGTTCATCGCGCTTGCCAAGTCGAAGCCGGGGGTTCTGAACTACGGCCATCCCGGCAAGGGGTCGACCGGCCATCTCGGTTTTGAGCTGTTCAAGCGGCTGGCGGGGATCGAGGTCAATCCGATCGGCTATCGCGGTTATCCGCAAATGACAGCCGACATCGCCGGCGGTCTGCTCAATTCGTCGTTTTTCTCGACCAACCAGGCGCTGGCGCTGACGCAAACCGGCAATATCCGGATCATCGCCTCGATCGGCGGCGGCCGCTCGAAGTATTTTCCGGACGTGCCGACGATGGCCGAGCAGGGGTTTGCCGAAGCGCAGGTGACGCCCTGGTTTGGCATTGTAGTACCGTCAAAAACCCCAGCATGGATCATTGCCAAGATCAGTCAGGCGTTGGAGGCGGCGGTGGCCGCGCCTGACGTGCGCGAGAAGCTCGATTTGGCGGGTTGTTCGGCGAAAAGCGCGCCGCTTAGCGAATTTGCGGCCGTGATCAAGTCCGACATCGCCCTGTGGGCCAAGGTCGTGAAGGACGCCGGCATTCCAGCGGACTAA
- a CDS encoding PAS domain S-box protein produces the protein MFRRTKSVSFSIGQLTFGSFALLLAMIAMTSIASVVAIRHIDATFAELQHLQSLGEAAEEIDRRTKELRLAARDFVTDPAASGRVKEAATSLSTLLKNTRLQLAPEQREMIDGVSQRLVNYEEGIERITALISRRAELVLALPPVRGRFEQAISDIPDRAVARQLFRAQNQVTAALLAHDPAATEQSARLMKSVVIDDPTLRGATDAYADAVLSISSTEGQIARLDREVLGTEGQMISRVTDLLRDLGDRRGRVLARDFARTLASDKWQSILLGFAGVLIGLAAALFVVRQTVRPLKAIATAIRALAGGEKDTSIPATEVKNEIGDIARAAEVFRRSLVDADAAREAAIRALAEQRLAEESYRKLFEGSVEGIYVTTPGGEILNANPSLARMMGYGSPEALIRGISDISHGVYLDARARQQYQQLMQRDGLVRDFEYQVRRRDGSILWLSDSAGAVRDDSGAIVRYEGTVRDITNQKRAEEAIAEGRRLLQLVIDTVPAVINVKDKDLRYVLMNRYMSGIFGIEPRDAIGRTTTDLMSRYGAQKTDENDRRVLATGKELGFYEDEYRDSSGNLRYWLVNKLPLLDAEGRVESIVTVALDIAERKRSEQEMREAKDAAEAALRNLRETQNSLIEAEKLAALGRLVAGVAHEVNNPVGISLTVASSLERKTASFTAEVARGDLRRSSLTDFLEAARDASGQLVANLNRAAELITSFKQVAADRNYSDQRTFDLGDLTEQVVMSLRPGLRKHRLSLNVECEPNLTMNSYPGPYGQVLTNLFLNAVAHAFPDGRAGTVDIKVRAAGADHVEVIFADDGCGMSLDVRRRAFDPFFTTRRDQGGTGLGLHIVYSIVTSRLGGRLDLDSEPGRGTRVQIVLPREAPLEHAKEKASVA, from the coding sequence ATGTTCAGACGTACAAAGTCGGTTTCGTTTTCGATCGGGCAGCTGACCTTCGGCAGTTTCGCGTTGTTGCTCGCCATGATCGCGATGACCAGCATCGCCAGCGTCGTCGCTATCCGCCACATCGATGCGACCTTCGCCGAATTGCAACACCTGCAAAGCCTGGGCGAAGCCGCCGAGGAGATCGACCGCCGGACCAAGGAATTGCGGCTGGCGGCGCGTGATTTCGTCACCGATCCGGCGGCGTCCGGCCGTGTCAAGGAGGCGGCGACGTCGCTGAGCACGCTGTTGAAGAACACGCGGCTTCAGCTCGCGCCCGAGCAGCGCGAGATGATCGACGGCGTCTCGCAGCGCCTTGTCAACTATGAGGAGGGTATCGAGCGGATCACCGCCTTGATTTCCCGCCGCGCAGAACTTGTTTTGGCGTTGCCGCCGGTGCGGGGTCGGTTCGAGCAGGCGATTTCGGATATTCCGGATCGGGCGGTCGCACGCCAGCTGTTTCGCGCGCAAAACCAGGTCACGGCAGCGCTGTTGGCGCACGATCCGGCCGCAACGGAGCAGTCGGCGCGCCTCATGAAGTCGGTCGTCATCGACGATCCCACGCTTCGGGGCGCGACCGATGCCTACGCCGACGCCGTCCTTTCGATTTCCAGCACCGAAGGCCAGATCGCCCGGCTCGACCGAGAGGTGCTCGGCACCGAAGGGCAGATGATCAGCCGGGTCACCGATCTGTTGCGCGATCTCGGCGACCGGCGAGGGCGGGTGCTGGCGCGTGACTTCGCCCGCACGCTCGCGAGCGACAAATGGCAAAGCATTTTGCTCGGGTTCGCCGGCGTGTTGATTGGCCTCGCGGCCGCCTTGTTCGTGGTGCGGCAAACCGTTCGTCCGCTCAAGGCAATTGCGACCGCGATCCGCGCGCTCGCCGGCGGCGAGAAGGATACGTCCATTCCCGCGACCGAAGTAAAGAACGAGATCGGCGACATCGCACGCGCCGCCGAAGTATTCCGCCGCTCGCTGGTCGATGCGGACGCGGCACGCGAAGCGGCGATCCGCGCGCTCGCCGAGCAGCGCCTTGCCGAGGAAAGCTATCGCAAGCTGTTCGAAGGCTCGGTCGAAGGAATCTACGTGACGACGCCGGGCGGAGAGATTCTCAACGCCAACCCGTCGCTGGCTCGGATGATGGGCTATGGCTCGCCGGAAGCGCTCATTCGCGGCATCAGCGACATTTCCCACGGTGTCTACCTCGATGCGCGCGCGCGCCAGCAATATCAGCAACTGATGCAACGCGACGGCCTGGTGCGCGATTTTGAATATCAGGTGCGGCGGCGCGACGGGTCGATCCTGTGGCTCTCCGACAGCGCGGGCGCCGTTCGCGACGACAGCGGCGCGATCGTCCGCTACGAGGGGACCGTCCGCGACATCACCAACCAGAAGCGCGCGGAAGAAGCGATCGCGGAAGGACGGCGGCTGTTGCAACTCGTGATCGACACCGTTCCCGCGGTCATCAACGTCAAGGACAAGGATCTGCGTTACGTCCTGATGAACCGCTACATGTCGGGCATCTTCGGGATCGAGCCCCGCGATGCGATCGGCCGGACAACGACGGACCTGATGTCGCGCTATGGCGCGCAGAAGACCGACGAAAACGACAGACGGGTCTTGGCGACCGGGAAGGAGCTCGGCTTCTACGAAGACGAATATCGGGATTCCTCCGGCAACCTTCGTTATTGGCTGGTCAACAAGCTGCCGCTGCTTGACGCCGAGGGTCGCGTCGAGAGCATCGTGACGGTTGCGCTCGACATTGCCGAGCGCAAGCGCAGCGAACAGGAGATGCGCGAGGCCAAGGATGCCGCCGAAGCAGCCCTGCGCAATCTGCGCGAGACCCAGAATTCGCTGATCGAAGCGGAAAAGCTCGCGGCGCTCGGCCGTCTGGTGGCCGGCGTCGCCCACGAGGTCAACAATCCCGTCGGCATCAGCCTGACCGTGGCCTCCTCGCTGGAGCGCAAGACGGCCTCCTTCACGGCTGAAGTCGCGCGCGGCGATCTCCGCCGCTCGAGCCTGACGGATTTTCTGGAGGCTGCGCGCGATGCATCGGGTCAGCTAGTCGCCAACCTCAACCGCGCGGCCGAGCTGATCACGTCCTTCAAACAGGTCGCGGCCGACCGCAACTATTCGGACCAGCGGACGTTCGACCTCGGCGATCTTACCGAGCAGGTGGTGATGAGCTTGCGGCCCGGTCTTCGCAAGCACCGGCTTTCGCTCAACGTGGAGTGCGAGCCCAACCTCACCATGAATTCCTACCCCGGTCCCTACGGGCAGGTGCTCACCAACCTGTTTCTCAATGCGGTCGCACATGCCTTTCCGGATGGCCGGGCAGGGACGGTCGACATCAAGGTGCGGGCGGCGGGTGCGGATCATGTCGAGGTCATCTTTGCCGATGATGGCTGCGGCATGAGTCTCGATGTACGGCGGCGCGCTTTCGATCCGTTTTTTACGACCCGCCGCGACCAGGGCGGCACCGGGCTCGGCCTTCACATCGTCTACAGCATCGTCACCAGCCGGCTCGGCGGCCGCCTTGACCTTGATTCCGAACCGGGACGCGGCACGCGTGTTCAAATCGTGTTGCCGCGCGAGGCACCCCTGGAGCACGCCAAGGAAAAAGCGTCCGTGGCCTGA
- a CDS encoding GrlR family regulatory protein has protein sequence MRNGLYSIHVVLQDGRSGKGSGVVLFRDGKILGGDAFLFYVGSYSVKENTFKGEILVQRHTPSPDITPLFGGPDPVGIGVSGTFTDTAAEMSGTALVGKASQIFTATLRKLAESN, from the coding sequence ATGAGGAATGGGCTGTATTCGATCCATGTCGTCCTGCAGGACGGCCGCTCCGGCAAGGGCAGCGGCGTCGTGCTGTTTCGCGACGGCAAGATTCTGGGCGGTGATGCCTTCCTGTTCTATGTCGGTAGCTACAGCGTGAAGGAAAATACCTTCAAGGGAGAAATCCTGGTCCAGCGTCACACGCCAAGCCCGGACATCACCCCCCTGTTCGGCGGACCGGACCCGGTCGGCATCGGCGTCTCCGGCACCTTCACCGACACCGCCGCCGAGATGAGCGGCACGGCGCTGGTGGGAAAAGCCAGTCAGATCTTCACGGCGACGCTTCGCAAGCTGGCCGAGTCCAACTGA
- a CDS encoding VOC family protein codes for MPVVTWDHVHLRSPDPEATAAWLEDVLGGEIVRGPGRIDIRLGGAMVFIAPVTSGDGVNSAPATPYQGLDHFGLTVKDIDAVAAEIKAKGVEFTKEPHTIRPGVRICFIRGPQGISIELLERDKKYA; via the coding sequence ATGCCGGTAGTAACTTGGGACCACGTTCATTTGCGCAGTCCCGATCCGGAGGCCACCGCCGCCTGGCTTGAAGATGTTCTCGGCGGCGAGATCGTTCGGGGCCCCGGCCGCATCGACATCAGGCTCGGCGGCGCGATGGTTTTCATTGCACCCGTCACATCGGGTGATGGCGTCAATTCAGCGCCGGCCACGCCCTATCAGGGGCTCGATCACTTCGGACTGACGGTCAAGGACATCGACGCGGTCGCAGCCGAGATCAAGGCCAAGGGCGTCGAGTTCACCAAGGAGCCCCACACCATTCGGCCGGGCGTGCGCATCTGCTTCATCCGCGGGCCGCAGGGTATTTCGATCGAATTGCTCGAGCGTGACAAGAAATACGCATAA